From a single Ascaphus truei isolate aAscTru1 chromosome 2, aAscTru1.hap1, whole genome shotgun sequence genomic region:
- the NHLRC1 gene encoding E3 ubiquitin-protein ligase NHLRC1: MSCSALKEIRTAQDFFDETEINLLECKVCFEKYSQHLRHRPRNLPCGHVMCQECVSSLCLLGNLMLECPFCRQASRSVDTSVCLPILHLMEIMSRVVPDHLDSGLADGTSHQMTKLRSASFNLGLSFGGWGILVNPTGIAVCKKTGCLVVAHDGKKRISVFTMNGKCIQQIGEKADPLNNINYPIDVAVTLDGYIVVTDTGDHSLKVFDRSGTRTLVIKEPFSLPWGLGVNPQNEIIVSDPDAGDLVLIAADFKKGKIKKHLKICSNLSHPREIAVCQTTGAVVVVEHLRHSCKNSSTTRVKLLSSEMKLIRQIDSFALSLFLPLSVHVAAVAFDQKGNVLIADVNNRGVICLEKMEEYNFFKNVVASGLSYPVALAALEDGSIAVLDAGNHSVMVFTP; the protein is encoded by the coding sequence ATGTCGTGCTCCGCTTTAAAGGAAATCAGAACTGCACAGGATTTTTTTGATGAAACGGAAATCAACCTACTTGAATGCAAAGTCTGCTTCGAAAAGTACAGCCAGCACCTGAGACATAGGCCTAGAAATCTCCCATGCGGCCATGTTATGTGCCAAGAatgtgtctcttctctctgtctcctaGGAAATCTGATGCTAGAGTGCCCTTTCTGTCGCCAGGCCAGCAGAAGCGTGGACACCAGTGTGTGTCTCCCTATCCTTCACTTGATGGAGATAATGAGTCGTGTTGTTCCTGATCATTTGGACTCTGGCTTAGCAGACGGGACAAGCCATCAAATGACCAAACTAAGATCTGCAAGTTTTAACCTTGGCCTGTCATTTGGTGGCTGGGGCATACTTGTCAACCCAACTGGCATTGCAGTGTGTAAGAAAACCGGTTGCCTAGTCGTGGCACATGATGGCAAGAAAAGAATCAGCGTGTTCACCATGAATGGGAAGTGTATTCAACAAATTGGGGAAAAAGCTGACCCTTTGAACAACATTAATTACCCAATTGATGTGGCTGTAACGTTGGATGGTTATATCGTTGTGACAGACACCGGCGATCACTCCCTTAAGGTGTTTGATCGTTCAGGGACAAGAACTTTGGTCATTAAAGAGCCCTTCTCTTTGCCGTGGGGCTTAGGTGTCAACCCTCAAAATGAAATAATAGTTTCTGACCCAGATGCTGGGGATCTTGTTCTTATAGCTGCTGACTTTAAAAAAGGGAAAATCAAGAAGCATCTAAAGATTTGTTCTAATTTAAGCCATCCGAGAGAAATTGCGGTTTGTCAAACAACTGGAGCTGTGGTTGTGGTTGAACACCTGAGACATAGCTGCAAGAATTCCAGCACTACTCGAGTGAAGCTTTTAAGTAGCGAGATGAAACTCATAAGACAAATTGATAGTTTTGCTCTGAGTTTATTTCTTCCTTTATCAGTGCACGTGGCTGCGGTGGCGTTCGATCAAAAGGGGAACGTTCTGATTGCAGATGTAAATAATAGAGGAGTCATTTGTTTAGAGAAAATGGAAGAATATAATTTCTTTAAAAATGTAGTTGCAAGTGGCCTTTCCTATCCAGTGGCATTAGCAGCTTTAGAGGATGGTTCTATTGCTGTGTTAGATGCAGGAAACCATTCTGTGATGGTGTTTACACCCTAA